In uncultured Desulfuromonas sp., the genomic stretch GGGGTTTGCTGCAGAGACCCAGGATCTTCTCAAACATGCTGCCGACAAATTGAAGCGCAAAAACCTCGATCTGATTGTTGCCAACGACGTGACGCAGGCAGGCGCAGGATTTGATGTGGATACCAATATTGTCAAACTGTTGCACGCCGATGGCCATGTTGAGGCGCTGCCGCAACTGAGTAAGGATGAAGTGGCCCACCAGTTGCTCGACCGGGTGGTTGAATTGCTCAAAGAGAAAGAGATGAAGGCCGCTCAGGGTTGATCCGCCAGCAATTTCAGCAGGCGTTTGGGGTCGGTGATTGCCTGGCGGAATTCCAGTTTGAACTCCTGAATTAACTGATCACTGTGCGCGCGAGGCAGTTTACCGTCAAGCCACAGCGCATTGAGGTTGGTGCGAATCTTCTGGGCGCTGTTAATGGCCCGCTCACCGGTTGGGTCGGCCTGCAGAAAAGGACTGTTTTCGTCACTGAGGATACTGACAACAGCTTGAAAGGCCAGCTCCAGATATTCCTTGCGTTCCTCTTCACCGACGACCCAACTTGAGTGCCGATCAACGGTTTGCAACAGCTTTTGCCAGCGCCGGATACGACTGATGAGCAGCATGGAATTGAACAGCCGTTTGTTGGTACCGAAAGAGAACAGTGTATTCACCAAAACCCGGCGTAACAGCTGGTCGTGTTGCTTGAAATCCAGCCAAGCGAGCAGGCGCGCTTCCTGCCAGATCTGGTCCGGGATTTGCGATTCAAAACGCAGCTCCCAGTAGGCGTGGTTCAGCAGTACCGTATTGTAACTGCGAATCATTTTGAACGGCACCATATAAGAATGGGCAACCGTATCGGCGGCCAAGTGGGCCAGATAGCCGTAGGCACAAGCCCGCTGGGCATCATTCTCGGCAGCGTCAAGGACTTTGAAGCCCATGTTCCAGCTGTGGCAGTGCTTGAGATAGTGAGTGTATTTTTTCCCCAGGGTGATATCGGCGCTGATACTGCCGTAAAGAAAGTCCGCCGAATAGTAGGTCAACAGGTGTTGCAGCGCAGGCGACAGCAGCGACAGGTTTTCCAGCAGACGGTTGCCCAGCTGCAGATGAACACCAAAACCCCATGCCCAGGCGCAATCGGGCAGAAGCAGGACGAAAAGACCGGTGGTGATGGTGAGGAACGCTGTCATGGTCGCCCCTCCGGCAATGGGTACGTAACGAGAAGTCCTCATAGGTTAAGAGTAATGCCACCGCTAAAGGATGTAAAGCTGTATGCCACAAAGCTTCGATCGAACCATGCATGAGATGTTGAGCCAGACACGGGCCGTCTTGACGGAATTGCAGAGTCTTGGCGTTGACGAATTGTATCTGGAAGACTCTGGTGAGGTGTTGCCGTTGTGTCATGAGCAACCACAATGCCAGACGGGGCGCTGTGACTGTCGTCAACCCT encodes the following:
- a CDS encoding zinc dependent phospholipase C family protein, which translates into the protein MTAFLTITTGLFVLLLPDCAWAWGFGVHLQLGNRLLENLSLLSPALQHLLTYYSADFLYGSISADITLGKKYTHYLKHCHSWNMGFKVLDAAENDAQRACAYGYLAHLAADTVAHSYMVPFKMIRSYNTVLLNHAYWELRFESQIPDQIWQEARLLAWLDFKQHDQLLRRVLVNTLFSFGTNKRLFNSMLLISRIRRWQKLLQTVDRHSSWVVGEEERKEYLELAFQAVVSILSDENSPFLQADPTGERAINSAQKIRTNLNALWLDGKLPRAHSDQLIQEFKLEFRQAITDPKRLLKLLADQP